In Haloarcula sp. H-GB4, a single genomic region encodes these proteins:
- a CDS encoding aminotransferase class V-fold PLP-dependent enzyme — protein sequence MGHAESELLDVERIREDFPILQREFGGEQVVYLDNAATTQTPEPVVETIADYYRTTNANVHRGLHQLSQEASVAYEDAHDRVAEFIGASGEREEIVFTKNTTESENLVAYAWGLNELGPEDEVVLTEMEHHASLVTWQQIAKKTGATCRYIRVDEDGTLDMDHAREIITDHTAMVSVVHVSNTLGTVNPVSELADIAHDHGSYIFVDGAQSVPNRPVDVEAIDADFLAFSGHKMAGPTGIGVLYGKKHILEEMEPYLYGGEMIKKVTFEDATWNDLPWKFEAGTPVIAQGIALAEACDYLDDIGMERIQRHEEQLAQYALEQLREEGDVETYGPSAGTERGGLVSFNLDSVHAHDLSSILNDSAVAIRAGDHCTQPLHDKIGVPASARASFYIYNTREEVDKLVSAIDDARQLFA from the coding sequence ATGGGACACGCTGAATCTGAACTACTGGACGTGGAGCGTATCCGCGAGGACTTCCCCATCCTCCAGCGCGAGTTCGGCGGCGAGCAAGTGGTGTATCTCGACAACGCGGCCACCACGCAGACGCCCGAGCCGGTCGTCGAGACCATCGCCGACTACTACCGGACGACCAACGCCAACGTCCACCGTGGCCTCCACCAGCTCAGTCAGGAGGCCAGCGTCGCCTACGAGGACGCCCACGACCGCGTCGCCGAGTTCATCGGTGCTTCCGGCGAGCGCGAGGAAATCGTCTTCACCAAGAACACCACCGAAAGCGAGAACCTCGTCGCCTACGCCTGGGGCCTGAACGAACTCGGGCCCGAGGACGAGGTCGTCCTCACGGAGATGGAACACCACGCCTCACTCGTGACGTGGCAGCAGATCGCCAAGAAGACCGGCGCGACCTGCCGCTATATCCGCGTCGACGAGGACGGCACACTCGACATGGACCACGCCCGCGAGATCATCACTGATCACACCGCGATGGTCAGTGTCGTCCACGTCTCGAACACGCTCGGCACAGTCAACCCCGTCTCGGAACTGGCAGATATCGCCCACGACCACGGTTCGTATATCTTCGTCGACGGCGCGCAGTCGGTCCCGAACCGCCCGGTCGACGTGGAAGCCATCGATGCCGACTTCCTGGCCTTCTCGGGCCACAAGATGGCCGGTCCGACCGGCATCGGCGTCCTCTACGGCAAGAAGCACATTCTCGAGGAGATGGAGCCGTACCTCTACGGCGGTGAGATGATCAAGAAAGTCACCTTCGAGGACGCCACCTGGAACGACCTTCCGTGGAAATTCGAGGCCGGCACCCCAGTCATCGCGCAAGGCATCGCGCTGGCCGAGGCCTGTGACTACCTCGACGACATCGGCATGGAACGGATCCAGCGCCACGAGGAACAGCTCGCCCAGTACGCGCTGGAACAGCTCCGTGAAGAGGGTGACGTAGAGACGTACGGTCCCTCTGCAGGAACGGAGCGCGGTGGCCTCGTCTCGTTCAACCTCGATTCGGTTCACGCCCACGACCTCTCGTCGATCCTCAATGACTCCGCCGTCGCCATCCGCGCCGGCGACCACTGCACCCAGCCCCTCCACGACAAGATTGGCGTCCCTGCCTCTGCGCGAGCCTCCTTCTACATCTATAACACACGCGAGGAAGTGGACAAGCTCGTGTCGGCTATCGACGACGCCCGGCAGTTGTTCGCGTAA
- a CDS encoding DUF424 domain-containing protein, producing the protein MILNERDTDEGLLVSVCDPDIMGETFENGPVSLTVNEEFYGGETATEDEIVDSLARCSVANIVGDDAVSVAVEHGFIDEENVLDLGETRHAQLLWM; encoded by the coding sequence ATGATACTCAACGAACGCGACACCGACGAGGGGTTGCTCGTCTCGGTCTGTGACCCTGACATTATGGGCGAAACGTTCGAGAACGGCCCCGTATCGCTCACCGTCAACGAGGAGTTCTACGGCGGCGAAACGGCTACCGAAGACGAAATTGTCGATAGTCTCGCCCGCTGTTCGGTCGCCAACATCGTCGGCGACGATGCCGTCAGCGTTGCCGTCGAGCACGGCTTCATCGATGAGGAGAACGTCCTCGATCTGGGAGAGACGCGCCACGCGCAACTGCTCTGGATGTAA
- a CDS encoding tetratricopeptide repeat protein, producing MTDNDDDHAFSEGQGFDDPYEGFDLEPPEFEVDPDKVDPVDSRVVTDLLDQRNISADSVEPEKLLDVGLEYMHINRHEQAAETFERVAQHTEEERLLQEAWTNKGAAHAELEEWDAAIGAYKEALNFDEESDHAATAETNLAYALWKSGRSEQALEHAERAVEIDSRFGEGWYNRGFFLLERGLADEAIDAFDNAVRLGFRNADVLEEKARALEEVGEFDRAEELAEEVDEMREEAEQQLLE from the coding sequence ATGACAGACAACGACGACGATCACGCCTTTTCGGAAGGGCAAGGGTTCGACGACCCCTACGAGGGGTTCGATCTTGAACCGCCGGAGTTCGAGGTCGACCCAGACAAGGTCGACCCCGTCGACTCCCGTGTCGTCACCGACCTGCTTGACCAGCGGAACATCTCCGCTGACTCTGTGGAACCGGAGAAGCTACTCGATGTCGGCCTAGAGTATATGCACATCAACCGCCACGAACAGGCCGCCGAAACCTTCGAGCGCGTTGCCCAGCACACGGAGGAGGAGCGTCTGCTCCAAGAGGCATGGACGAACAAGGGTGCGGCCCACGCGGAACTTGAGGAGTGGGACGCCGCCATCGGCGCGTACAAGGAAGCCCTCAATTTCGACGAGGAGTCCGACCACGCCGCCACGGCGGAGACGAACCTCGCATACGCGCTGTGGAAATCCGGCCGCTCCGAGCAGGCACTCGAACACGCCGAGCGCGCCGTCGAGATCGACTCCCGCTTCGGTGAAGGCTGGTACAACCGCGGCTTCTTCCTGCTCGAACGCGGGCTAGCTGACGAGGCTATCGACGCGTTCGACAACGCCGTCCGCCTCGGCTTCCGCAACGCCGACGTGCTCGAAGAGAAGGCCCGCGCCCTCGAAGAGGTCGGCGAGTTCGACCGCGCCGAGGAGTTGGCTGAGGAGGTCGACGAGATGCGCGAGGAGGCCGAACAGCAACTGCTTGAATGA
- the thpR gene encoding RNA 2',3'-cyclic phosphodiesterase — MAKRLFVSVDLDGLEDAIDSVQDRFDGVSGLRLTDPEQAHVTLKFLGDTAPDRVADVVAALETAVEDSGVAPFEAEFGGLGVFPSLSYISVVWVGVRDGQGGAELTALHEAVEDRTVAIGFEPADHEFTPHATIARMDHAGGKETVQNAVENDDPNVGCLQVTEIRLKESVFGPDGPTYRTVESVSL; from the coding sequence ATGGCCAAACGCCTGTTCGTCAGCGTCGACCTGGACGGGCTCGAAGACGCTATCGATAGCGTACAGGACCGCTTCGACGGGGTGTCGGGCCTTCGATTGACCGACCCCGAGCAGGCCCACGTCACGCTGAAGTTCCTCGGTGACACCGCGCCGGACCGGGTTGCTGACGTCGTCGCCGCCCTCGAAACCGCGGTCGAAGACAGCGGCGTCGCGCCGTTCGAAGCCGAGTTTGGTGGGCTCGGTGTTTTTCCGTCGCTGTCCTACATCAGCGTTGTCTGGGTCGGCGTTCGCGACGGTCAGGGCGGCGCGGAACTGACCGCGCTGCACGAAGCCGTCGAAGATCGGACCGTCGCAATCGGGTTCGAGCCGGCGGACCACGAGTTCACGCCACACGCGACTATTGCCAGAATGGACCACGCCGGTGGCAAAGAGACAGTACAGAACGCCGTCGAGAACGACGACCCCAACGTAGGTTGCTTGCAGGTCACGGAAATCCGACTGAAGGAGAGTGTGTTCGGGCCCGACGGTCCGACGTACCGGACCGTCGAATCGGTGTCGCTGTGA
- a CDS encoding ZIP family metal transporter produces the protein MVAVENVVFVFVAGLLTALATGLGAIPFFLVDEFSDRWNVLLWGLASGIMVAASLFGLVREGLAYGSPVLLVPGILAGIGLVAVAHELLDDFDQSPEEFEQADFTKLLLILGILTVHSFPEGVAVGVSFAELGLEAATPDSAVGIVGISVPLLAVFMTVAISIHNIPEGTAIAIPLRSLGVSEWKMVWWAVFSSLPQPVGAVIAYYFVTLAKAFLPFGFGFAAGAMVYLVLTEFVPEALEYGDGLPGGGKRELLTGIAVGVLAMVPLAFV, from the coding sequence ATGGTCGCCGTCGAGAACGTTGTCTTCGTGTTCGTCGCGGGGTTGCTTACGGCGCTCGCCACCGGCCTCGGTGCGATCCCGTTCTTCCTGGTCGATGAGTTCTCCGACCGATGGAACGTCCTGCTATGGGGGCTGGCCTCGGGCATCATGGTCGCTGCCTCACTGTTCGGGCTCGTCCGGGAAGGGCTGGCCTACGGATCGCCAGTGCTGCTGGTCCCCGGTATTCTGGCCGGGATCGGGCTCGTCGCCGTAGCACACGAACTGCTAGACGATTTTGACCAGTCCCCAGAGGAGTTCGAGCAGGCCGATTTCACCAAGCTGCTGCTGATTCTGGGCATTTTGACTGTCCATAGCTTCCCGGAGGGCGTAGCTGTCGGCGTCTCCTTCGCAGAACTCGGACTGGAGGCGGCCACGCCCGACTCCGCCGTTGGTATCGTCGGCATCTCTGTCCCGCTGTTGGCGGTGTTCATGACAGTCGCGATTTCTATCCACAACATTCCGGAAGGGACTGCTATCGCCATCCCGCTCCGTTCGCTGGGCGTCAGCGAGTGGAAGATGGTCTGGTGGGCAGTGTTCTCCTCGCTGCCACAGCCGGTCGGGGCCGTTATCGCGTACTACTTTGTCACGCTGGCAAAGGCGTTCCTCCCGTTCGGCTTCGGTTTCGCTGCCGGGGCGATGGTGTACCTTGTTCTCACGGAGTTCGTCCCCGAGGCCTTGGAGTACGGCGACGGCTTGCCGGGTGGTGGTAAACGCGAACTACTCACTGGCATCGCTGTTGGTGTGTTGGCGATGGTTCCGCTGGCGTTCGTTTAG
- a CDS encoding 50S ribosomal protein L39e gives MGKKSKATKKRLAKLDNQNSRVPAWVMLKTDREVQRNHKRRHWRRNDTDE, from the coding sequence ATGGGTAAGAAATCGAAGGCTACGAAGAAGCGACTGGCCAAACTCGACAACCAGAACAGTCGAGTCCCGGCCTGGGTCATGCTCAAGACGGACCGCGAGGTCCAGCGCAACCACAAACGACGCCACTGGCGGCGCAACGACACTGACGAATAA
- a CDS encoding 50S ribosomal protein L31e: protein MSASDFEERVVTVPLRDARAEPNHKRADKAMILIREHLAKHFSVDEDAVRLDPSINEAAWARGRANTPSKIRVRAARFEEEGEAIVEAETAE, encoded by the coding sequence ATGAGCGCCAGTGACTTCGAGGAGCGTGTCGTCACCGTCCCGCTCCGAGACGCGCGAGCCGAACCGAACCACAAGCGCGCAGACAAGGCGATGATCCTCATCCGCGAGCACCTCGCCAAACACTTCTCTGTCGACGAGGACGCCGTCCGCCTCGACCCCTCGATCAACGAGGCGGCCTGGGCCCGCGGTCGCGCCAACACGCCGAGCAAGATCCGTGTTCGCGCCGCCCGCTTCGAGGAAGAGGGCGAAGCCATCGTCGAAGCAGAGACCGCAGAGTAA
- a CDS encoding translation initiation factor IF-6: MLRAAFSGSSYVGVFARATDDCVLVRPDLDESLLDDLSDELGVPAVPTTVGRSGTVGALATGNENGLVVSERVRETEIERIQDVVDVPVTRLPGRINAAGNVVCCNDYGAYVHPDLPRDAVQAVKDGLDVPVERGVIAGVTTVGTAAVATNKGVLCHPKATDGELDALEDILDVPADIGTINYGGPLVGSGLLANDHGYVCGSDTSGPELGRIDQALGYID, from the coding sequence TTGCTCCGCGCGGCTTTCTCCGGGTCGTCGTACGTGGGTGTGTTCGCCCGTGCGACCGACGACTGCGTGCTGGTTCGCCCAGACTTAGACGAATCGCTACTCGACGACCTGAGTGACGAACTCGGCGTTCCGGCCGTGCCGACCACCGTCGGCCGCTCCGGGACTGTCGGCGCGCTCGCGACCGGCAACGAGAACGGGCTGGTCGTCTCCGAACGCGTCCGTGAAACCGAAATCGAGCGGATTCAGGACGTCGTCGACGTGCCCGTGACACGGCTTCCCGGCCGGATCAACGCCGCCGGCAACGTCGTCTGCTGTAACGACTACGGCGCGTACGTCCACCCCGACCTCCCCAGAGACGCTGTGCAGGCGGTCAAAGACGGGCTGGACGTCCCGGTCGAACGCGGCGTCATCGCCGGTGTTACGACCGTCGGGACTGCCGCCGTCGCCACTAACAAAGGCGTGCTCTGCCATCCGAAGGCCACGGACGGCGAGCTCGACGCACTTGAGGACATCCTCGACGTGCCGGCCGACATTGGGACCATCAACTACGGTGGCCCGCTCGTCGGCTCTGGCCTGCTCGCCAACGACCACGGCTACGTCTGTGGGTCGGACACCTCCGGCCCAGAGCTTGGCCGTATCGACCAGGCACTCGGCTACATCGACTGA
- the rpl18a gene encoding 50S ribosomal protein L18Ae has translation MSTYTVRGSFPARDGPQQFEKEVDAPNENVAEERVYSDFGSQHNLKRTQITIEEVAA, from the coding sequence ATGAGCACGTACACTGTTCGCGGTAGTTTCCCGGCCCGAGACGGCCCACAACAGTTCGAGAAGGAGGTCGACGCGCCAAACGAGAACGTCGCTGAGGAGCGCGTTTACAGCGACTTCGGCTCCCAGCACAACCTCAAGCGCACGCAGATCACGATTGAGGAGGTGGCAGCATGA
- the pfdA gene encoding prefoldin subunit alpha, which translates to MMGGGGGGGGGQMQQVAQEIEQMEQEVDAIDEEIERLREKQTDIDEAIEAIETLDSGSTVQVPLGGDAYIRATIEDIDEVVVSLGGGYSAEREQEGATSTLETKKETLDDHISDLQEEKAEVETEMEELEQQAQQMQQQQMQQMMQQQEQEDE; encoded by the coding sequence ATGATGGGCGGTGGCGGCGGTGGCGGCGGCGGTCAGATGCAGCAGGTCGCACAGGAGATCGAGCAGATGGAGCAGGAAGTCGATGCTATCGACGAGGAGATCGAACGCCTCCGCGAGAAGCAGACTGATATCGACGAGGCCATCGAGGCCATCGAGACTCTCGATTCAGGGTCCACGGTGCAGGTCCCACTCGGCGGCGACGCCTACATCCGCGCAACAATCGAGGACATCGACGAGGTCGTCGTCTCCCTTGGTGGCGGCTACTCCGCAGAGCGCGAACAGGAAGGCGCCACCAGCACGCTGGAAACCAAGAAGGAGACGCTGGACGACCACATCAGCGACCTGCAGGAAGAGAAGGCCGAAGTCGAGACCGAGATGGAGGAGCTCGAACAGCAGGCCCAGCAGATGCAACAGCAGCAGATGCAGCAGATGATGCAACAGCAAGAGCAGGAAGACGAGTAA
- the ftsY gene encoding signal recognition particle-docking protein FtsY: MFDGLKDKLSGFTSDVEEDVDDDALEGEDEPDADEVDGEAPADQVTEPEPAVDEQSSEGDTAEPPAETEQPQADAEPPAADSEATDESATASTTAVEDADADAVRDEGSQPDDAAETDEDSASEADSESEAEDDDDGGRGLAAKAKLMATGKTVIEEEDLQSHLDDLELALLSSDVEMSVANEILDGVKENLTGQTRRRLSSTGNLVRDALRESLYDVINVGQFDFDERVQQADKPVTIVFTGVNGVGKTTSIAKLAQYFEDRGLSTVLANGDTYRAGANEQLEKHAENLNKKIITHEQGSDPTAVVYDAVEYAKANDIDVVLGDTAGRLHTSDDLMAQLEKIDRNIDPDMTLFVDEAVAGQDAVNRAREFNDAAEIDGAILTKADADPQGGAAISVAHVTGKPILFLGTGQDYDDLEPFDPEEIVDSLIGE, encoded by the coding sequence ATGTTCGACGGACTGAAGGACAAACTCAGCGGGTTCACGAGTGACGTCGAGGAAGACGTCGACGACGACGCACTTGAAGGGGAGGACGAACCGGACGCCGACGAGGTGGATGGTGAAGCGCCTGCCGATCAGGTGACTGAACCCGAGCCCGCGGTGGACGAACAGTCGTCCGAGGGCGACACGGCGGAACCGCCAGCCGAAACCGAGCAACCACAGGCTGACGCTGAACCGCCAGCCGCAGATTCCGAGGCGACAGACGAGTCAGCCACAGCGTCGACTACGGCAGTCGAAGACGCGGACGCGGACGCGGTCCGCGACGAAGGTTCACAGCCGGACGACGCCGCGGAGACCGACGAGGACTCAGCGTCCGAGGCCGACTCGGAGTCTGAAGCAGAAGACGATGATGACGGTGGCCGCGGCCTCGCCGCGAAGGCGAAGCTCATGGCGACCGGGAAGACGGTCATCGAGGAAGAAGACCTGCAGAGCCACCTTGATGACCTCGAACTGGCGCTGCTGTCGAGCGACGTAGAGATGAGCGTCGCCAACGAGATCCTCGACGGCGTCAAGGAGAACCTCACGGGGCAGACCCGCCGACGGCTCTCCAGCACGGGGAACCTCGTCCGGGACGCGCTTCGGGAGTCGCTGTACGACGTCATCAACGTCGGCCAGTTCGACTTCGACGAGCGCGTCCAGCAGGCAGACAAGCCTGTCACCATCGTGTTCACCGGGGTCAACGGCGTCGGGAAGACGACCTCGATTGCGAAACTCGCCCAGTACTTCGAGGATCGCGGACTCTCGACGGTGCTCGCCAACGGCGACACCTACCGCGCCGGCGCGAACGAGCAACTGGAGAAACACGCCGAGAACCTGAACAAGAAGATCATCACTCACGAGCAGGGGTCGGACCCGACGGCGGTCGTCTACGACGCCGTCGAGTATGCCAAGGCCAATGACATCGACGTGGTCCTGGGTGATACGGCCGGCCGACTCCACACCTCGGATGATCTGATGGCCCAACTGGAGAAGATCGACCGCAACATCGACCCGGACATGACGCTGTTCGTGGACGAGGCGGTCGCAGGCCAAGACGCCGTCAACCGAGCGCGCGAGTTCAACGACGCGGCCGAAATCGATGGGGCAATTCTGACGAAAGCTGACGCCGACCCGCAGGGCGGCGCGGCCATCTCCGTCGCACACGTCACCGGGAAGCCGATCCTCTTCCTGGGGACCGGTCAGGACTACGACGACCTCGAACCGTTCGATCCAGAGGAAATCGTCGACAGCCTCATCGGCGAGTAG
- a CDS encoding cell wall anchor protein — protein MGRPTSRRNVIKIAGGALVALAGCSDTGGSTESDGGDGGAEAPGTSTAAETDAMTEASTESEPETAVQTEEETGMDSETELGENETDALGNETEMPDNETELPGNETEVSGNETELPGNGTEAPDNETEIPGNETDIPGNETEIPGNETEIPGNETELPGNETGTAGNETSNETTANETEA, from the coding sequence ATGGGACGACCCACATCTCGACGGAACGTTATCAAGATTGCAGGCGGCGCACTCGTGGCGCTTGCCGGCTGTAGTGACACTGGCGGTAGTACGGAGTCCGACGGCGGTGACGGCGGTGCCGAAGCGCCGGGCACGTCCACGGCAGCAGAGACTGACGCGATGACGGAAGCCAGTACAGAGTCCGAGCCAGAAACTGCGGTCCAGACCGAGGAAGAAACCGGAATGGATTCCGAAACGGAACTCGGCGAGAACGAAACCGATGCCCTCGGAAACGAGACGGAGATGCCGGATAATGAAACCGAACTGCCCGGCAATGAGACCGAAGTATCGGGCAACGAAACCGAACTGCCCGGGAACGGGACCGAGGCTCCGGACAACGAAACTGAAATACCTGGAAACGAGACAGATATTCCGGGTAACGAAACCGAGATACCCGGTAACGAAACCGAGATACCCGGTAACGAAACCGAACTGCCTGGCAATGAGACCGGCACGGCCGGGAACGAGACAAGCAACGAGACGACCGCGAACGAAACCGAAGCGTAA
- a CDS encoding bifunctional 4-hydroxy-2-oxoglutarate aldolase/2-dehydro-3-deoxy-phosphogluconate aldolase has translation MTSKQAVQQELVDSGVTAVLRGIPEDKMVDVATAVHEGGVTALELTADAKRCSDMIAAVDKALDDTDAIIGAGTVMDAAAARNVIEAGAEFVLAPNLNEDVIDVCNREGVLAIPGVMTPTEAADAMEAGADILKMFPAKTVGPAHIGALQGPLGDVPIMPTGGVSTDNVDEFFDAGAVAVGAGSALVNYEAIENDDMDGVREQAAEFVGAVEAARE, from the coding sequence CAGGAACTGGTCGACAGCGGCGTCACGGCGGTCCTGCGGGGAATTCCCGAGGACAAGATGGTCGACGTGGCGACGGCTGTCCACGAGGGCGGCGTCACAGCACTGGAACTGACGGCGGATGCGAAGCGCTGCTCGGACATGATCGCCGCCGTCGACAAGGCACTTGACGACACCGACGCCATCATCGGAGCCGGCACAGTCATGGACGCCGCCGCCGCCCGCAATGTCATCGAGGCCGGCGCGGAGTTCGTCCTCGCGCCGAACCTCAACGAAGACGTCATCGATGTGTGTAACCGCGAGGGCGTCCTCGCTATCCCGGGCGTCATGACGCCGACGGAGGCCGCCGACGCGATGGAAGCGGGCGCTGATATCCTGAAGATGTTCCCGGCGAAAACGGTCGGGCCGGCCCACATTGGCGCGCTGCAGGGTCCACTCGGTGACGTCCCGATTATGCCAACCGGTGGTGTCTCGACCGATAATGTCGACGAGTTCTTCGATGCCGGCGCGGTCGCCGTTGGCGCGGGCTCAGCACTGGTCAATTACGAGGCCATCGAGAACGACGACATGGACGGTGTCCGCGAACAGGCCGCGGAGTTCGTCGGCGCCGTCGAGGCCGCCCGAGAGTAG